A window of the Syntrophothermus lipocalidus DSM 12680 genome harbors these coding sequences:
- a CDS encoding heavy-metal-associated domain-containing protein, translated as MKSMVLKVRGMTCMHCKANVEQALMQMSGVKEAEVHLQKGEVSVTFDDAVVDLEEIREEIEEIGYEVEG; from the coding sequence ATGAAGAGCATGGTGCTTAAGGTTAGGGGAATGACCTGTATGCACTGCAAGGCCAACGTCGAGCAGGCCTTGATGCAAATGTCAGGCGTAAAGGAGGCAGAGGTTCACCTGCAAAAAGGTGAAGTATCCGTCACCTTTGACGACGCTGTTGTTGACTTAGAGGAGATACGGGAGGAGATCGAAGAAATCGGTTACGAAGTCGAGGGTTAA
- a CDS encoding ABC transporter permease: protein MGLKPDLVAVYVIWLREVKKFWREKLRIITSIAQPLMWLFIMGVGLGSSFRNLGFDYLRYVFPGIVSMTVLFASVNSGLGVVWDREFGFFKEILISPVSRTAIATGKILAGSTTAILQGILILVSAPLIGLGLTPVLFVKGLLAMLLLALSLSSAGVLFGVKISTFHSYSLVMNFVVMPMFLLSGAVFPLQGVPKWIEVAARWNPVSYGVDVMRLAINGYGLFHPSLSIGVLLGMAVIMGAGAVYFLGKEG, encoded by the coding sequence ATGGGGTTAAAGCCAGACCTTGTAGCTGTGTACGTCATATGGTTGCGTGAAGTGAAAAAGTTCTGGAGAGAAAAGCTCAGAATAATCACTTCGATTGCCCAGCCGCTAATGTGGTTGTTTATTATGGGGGTTGGCCTCGGCAGCTCTTTTCGGAATCTCGGTTTTGACTACTTGCGGTATGTTTTTCCGGGAATAGTCAGCATGACCGTGCTCTTTGCTTCGGTGAACTCGGGACTTGGAGTGGTCTGGGACCGGGAGTTCGGCTTTTTCAAGGAGATCCTTATTTCCCCAGTGTCCCGTACTGCCATCGCCACGGGTAAGATTCTGGCTGGTAGCACAACCGCTATCCTGCAGGGAATTCTTATACTCGTATCGGCTCCGCTCATCGGATTAGGTTTAACCCCTGTGCTTTTTGTCAAAGGACTTCTCGCCATGTTGCTGCTAGCTTTATCTCTTTCGTCGGCTGGGGTACTGTTTGGAGTCAAGATCAGCACGTTTCACAGCTACTCGCTGGTTATGAACTTTGTGGTGATGCCTATGTTTCTGTTAAGCGGGGCTGTGTTTCCCCTGCAGGGCGTTCCAAAATGGATAGAAGTCGCCGCTCGCTGGAACCCGGTGAGTTACGGAGTTGACGTGATGAGACTGGCGATCAACGGTTACGGTTTGTTTCATCCCAGCCTCAGCATAGGTGTTCTCTTGGGAATGGCGGTCATCATGGGAGCCGGAGCAGTTTATTTCTTGGGAAAAGAAGGATAG
- a CDS encoding daunorubicin resistance protein DrrA family ABC transporter ATP-binding protein → MIIATEKLTRKYGRLVAVDSVDLEVYEGEIFGFLGPNGAGKTTTIHMLCTLLKPSGGEAWVAGYNVEHEQTLVRRNIGLVFQEPTLDENLTATENLVFHGMIYGLTGRYLEERIKEVMKLALLWERRNDLVKTFSGGMKRRLEIARGLVHLPKVLFLDEPTLGLDPQTRKHIWDYIRRTREETGTTVFMTTHYMDEAENCDRIAIIDHGRIIACDTPDNLKQMVKGDVVEVTSSKVHQLAAFLEERFEVKPEFIQEGLKFEVQRADELLPVLLQQAGTGLIEKVNFAKPTLDDVFLRLTGKSMRDEDADPRGEFRRRIGMRLRKG, encoded by the coding sequence ATGATAATTGCCACTGAAAAGCTAACCCGCAAGTACGGTAGACTGGTCGCTGTAGACAGCGTGGACCTCGAAGTTTACGAGGGAGAGATATTTGGGTTTCTAGGCCCCAACGGCGCAGGCAAAACCACTACCATTCACATGCTCTGCACTTTGCTGAAGCCCAGCGGTGGGGAAGCCTGGGTTGCTGGGTACAATGTCGAGCACGAACAGACCCTGGTGAGGCGGAACATCGGGTTGGTTTTTCAAGAGCCCACTTTGGACGAAAATCTCACGGCCACAGAAAACCTGGTCTTTCACGGTATGATCTACGGTTTGACCGGCAGGTATCTCGAGGAGCGTATCAAAGAAGTGATGAAACTGGCTCTGCTGTGGGAACGGCGTAACGACTTGGTCAAGACCTTCTCCGGAGGAATGAAGCGACGCCTGGAAATCGCTCGTGGCCTGGTCCATTTGCCGAAGGTGCTGTTCTTGGACGAACCGACCCTGGGGCTGGATCCCCAGACTAGGAAACATATATGGGATTACATCAGACGTACCCGGGAGGAGACCGGGACCACGGTCTTTATGACCACCCATTATATGGATGAAGCAGAGAACTGTGACCGCATAGCGATTATAGACCACGGGCGTATCATCGCCTGCGATACCCCCGATAATCTCAAACAAATGGTCAAAGGGGACGTGGTAGAAGTCACATCTTCCAAGGTACACCAACTGGCGGCCTTTTTGGAAGAACGTTTTGAGGTGAAGCCGGAGTTCATCCAGGAAGGGCTCAAGTTCGAGGTTCAGCGTGCGGACGAGCTTTTGCCGGTTCTTTTGCAGCAAGCGGGGACGGGGTTGATTGAGAAAGTAAATTTTGCTAAGCCGACTTTAGATGATGTATTCTTGCGACTCACCGGTAAAAGCATGCGGGATGAGGACGCGGATCCGCGAGGAGAGTTCAGGCGCCGGATTGGAATGAGGCTCAGGAAAGGATGA
- a CDS encoding TIGR04086 family membrane protein has protein sequence MKSVELKGLLLTCTVAAVLGALVAAIVYFSPLKETTLAPLVNLVLIIAVFVGGSYVAKTRGSRGLIGGITLGIMFFVVMFVLTLIFSPSLPGFKSFLQHLCICLIAGGLGGIFGIGLSS, from the coding sequence ATGAAATCCGTAGAGTTAAAAGGGCTTCTTCTGACCTGTACCGTGGCTGCGGTACTAGGGGCCTTGGTAGCTGCCATAGTTTACTTCAGTCCTCTTAAGGAAACCACCCTTGCCCCCCTGGTTAACCTTGTCCTCATCATAGCCGTTTTTGTGGGTGGCAGTTATGTAGCCAAAACTAGAGGCAGCCGCGGACTAATTGGAGGAATCACTCTCGGCATCATGTTTTTTGTAGTCATGTTCGTACTAACTCTAATTTTCAGCCCAAGTCTGCCAGGTTTCAAGTCCTTCTTACAACACCTGTGCATCTGCCTCATCGCTGGAGGCCTGGGCGGTATATTCGGTATCGGACTTTCTTCTTGA
- a CDS encoding potassium channel family protein, which produces MSEARLKLITALTYLIIVIVVGVLGLMYFENWPLLTAVWATIVSLSTTGYGDIVPVTIGGRIFMMILIVAGVGVVAYSLGAIVSITIESQINRMMGRNTMEKTIRALNNHIIICGAGRVGMSVLEIIRGENIPYVLLEQNPETVARLQVEGIVAMAGDASDDEVLLRAGIQRARDIITALSQDPYNVFVTLSARALNPSLHIVARAERQETVDKLKRAGADRVITPAQLAGQRMATAMLKPASVQLVDTLFATHNIEVQIEEINVAPGSPLVNTSIRNINRDDSNVIIVAVIRGDNIIVSPRANTKIEAGDILIAMGSREDLSKLESSITTAIPE; this is translated from the coding sequence TTGTCCGAAGCAAGGCTTAAATTAATTACGGCCCTCACCTACCTCATCATCGTGATCGTGGTAGGTGTGTTAGGGCTTATGTATTTTGAAAACTGGCCTTTGCTTACTGCCGTGTGGGCTACAATCGTGAGCCTTAGCACCACCGGCTACGGGGACATTGTTCCGGTTACCATTGGCGGGCGGATCTTTATGATGATATTGATCGTAGCCGGAGTAGGGGTCGTAGCCTATTCGCTGGGAGCCATCGTCAGTATAACCATCGAAAGCCAGATCAACCGCATGATGGGGAGAAATACCATGGAAAAGACTATTCGAGCCCTCAACAACCACATCATTATTTGTGGAGCGGGACGAGTTGGCATGAGCGTTCTGGAAATCATTCGCGGTGAAAACATCCCGTACGTGCTCTTGGAGCAGAATCCCGAGACGGTAGCCCGCCTGCAAGTTGAAGGTATTGTAGCCATGGCCGGTGACGCGAGTGACGACGAGGTGTTGCTCCGAGCCGGCATCCAGCGGGCTCGAGACATAATTACCGCCCTGTCTCAGGACCCTTACAACGTTTTCGTTACTTTGAGTGCCCGAGCCTTAAATCCTAGTTTACATATCGTGGCCAGGGCCGAACGCCAAGAAACCGTGGACAAGCTAAAAAGGGCAGGAGCCGATCGCGTGATTACTCCGGCCCAGCTGGCAGGTCAGCGCATGGCCACAGCCATGTTAAAACCCGCGAGCGTTCAGCTGGTAGACACCTTGTTTGCCACCCACAATATCGAAGTACAGATTGAAGAAATAAATGTGGCCCCGGGTTCACCCCTGGTCAACACCTCTATCCGTAATATCAACCGTGACGACTCCAATGTCATCATCGTTGCCGTCATTCGCGGCGACAACATAATCGTTAGTCCGCGGGCAAATACCAAAATCGAGGCAGGCGATATCTTAATTGCCATGGGTTCGCGTGAAGACCTGAGCAAGCTGGAATCCAGTATAACAACAGCTATCCCGGAATAA
- a CDS encoding DUF3343 domain-containing protein, whose translation MRDIISLSDYCVIVFPSTSQAMKAEKVLKSVEAEFVMMPTPREISTSCGLAVKFRPQKTDEYCQVLAENQVLIEGVYHITRDGKRAAVVKIFPQG comes from the coding sequence GTGCGGGATATAATAAGTCTATCCGACTACTGTGTTATTGTTTTTCCGTCGACATCCCAAGCCATGAAGGCGGAAAAAGTCCTCAAATCAGTAGAGGCGGAGTTTGTGATGATGCCGACGCCTAGGGAAATCTCCACCAGCTGCGGTTTAGCGGTAAAATTTAGACCCCAGAAAACCGATGAGTACTGCCAGGTTCTGGCTGAGAATCAGGTCTTGATTGAAGGGGTTTATCACATTACCAGGGACGGCAAGAGGGCCGCCGTGGTAAAGATATTTCCTCAGGGATGA
- a CDS encoding PaaI family thioesterase yields the protein MIEPKNMGIDELLFHHIIEANEQTPYYRLVGIRTQALAPGSAELVVEIDERHTNPLGRVHGGLIASLADAAMGNAIRSLGVRGVTIDCSISFLSAPPAGALLVGKGRVVKTGRNVIFAEASVYVGEDVVACAQGSFFRTGVAELQKNLSE from the coding sequence ATGATAGAACCTAAGAACATGGGGATCGACGAGCTGCTTTTTCACCATATTATTGAAGCAAACGAACAAACTCCTTACTACCGGTTGGTTGGGATAAGAACCCAGGCTCTGGCTCCCGGTTCGGCGGAACTGGTGGTTGAAATCGACGAGCGTCACACCAATCCTTTAGGTAGGGTCCATGGGGGATTGATAGCGTCTCTGGCCGACGCGGCCATGGGCAACGCTATCCGCTCACTGGGCGTGAGAGGTGTTACTATTGACTGCAGCATAAGTTTCCTGTCAGCTCCTCCCGCCGGGGCCCTTCTGGTCGGCAAGGGCAGGGTTGTGAAGACGGGGCGGAACGTTATTTTTGCCGAAGCTTCGGTTTACGTCGGCGAGGATGTAGTGGCCTGCGCTCAGGGCAGTTTCTTTAGAACCGGTGTTGCCGAGTTGCAGAAAAACCTTTCCGAGTGA
- a CDS encoding adenosylhomocysteinase: MKLTAVDQTSRPSMIRDITLAPSGHRKIEWASRHMPVLNILKTEFEKDQPLAGKRIAMCLHLEAKTAYLALTLRAAGAEVVVCASNPLSTQDDVVAALVEKGVTAFAWHGATPEEYDMHIAKALDCEPDALIDDGGDLVGMLHRERPAQARKIIGGCEETTTGILRLKAMEREGSLLFPMMAVNDAFMKYLFDNRYGTGQSVWDGIMRTTNLVVAGKTVVVAGYGWCGKGVSMRAKGLGARVIVTEIDPIKANEALLDGFEVMPMQQAAIEGDVFITVTGNVNVIRREHMAVMKDNAILANAGHFDVEVSKPDLEASAVSRRTLKNNIEEYLLPDGRRLYLLAEGRLVNLAAGDGHPAEVMDLSFSLQALSLLYMLDNQERLLPRVYNVPEEIDRKVAELRLRSLGVEIDRLTQEQERYLASWQL; the protein is encoded by the coding sequence ATGAAGCTTACTGCCGTCGACCAAACATCCCGCCCATCTATGATCCGGGATATAACCTTAGCTCCCAGCGGGCACCGCAAGATCGAATGGGCAAGCCGGCACATGCCGGTATTGAATATCCTGAAGACCGAGTTCGAAAAAGACCAGCCGTTAGCGGGAAAAAGAATCGCAATGTGCTTGCATCTGGAAGCCAAGACGGCTTACCTCGCCCTAACTTTGCGAGCAGCCGGCGCCGAAGTGGTAGTCTGCGCCAGCAACCCGCTTTCCACGCAGGATGATGTGGTCGCGGCTTTGGTCGAAAAAGGCGTGACTGCCTTCGCCTGGCACGGGGCCACTCCTGAAGAATACGACATGCACATCGCCAAGGCCCTGGACTGCGAGCCTGATGCCCTCATAGATGACGGTGGTGATCTAGTAGGTATGCTCCACAGGGAACGGCCTGCACAAGCGCGGAAGATTATCGGGGGTTGCGAAGAAACCACTACCGGGATCCTGCGGCTGAAGGCTATGGAAAGGGAAGGATCATTGTTGTTTCCGATGATGGCCGTCAATGACGCGTTTATGAAGTACTTGTTCGACAACCGTTATGGGACCGGCCAGTCGGTGTGGGACGGAATAATGAGGACTACCAACCTAGTGGTGGCAGGCAAAACCGTTGTCGTAGCAGGTTACGGATGGTGTGGCAAAGGTGTTTCTATGAGAGCCAAAGGATTAGGAGCACGGGTAATAGTCACCGAAATCGATCCCATAAAAGCGAACGAAGCCCTGCTAGACGGGTTTGAGGTCATGCCTATGCAGCAAGCAGCGATCGAAGGCGATGTCTTTATCACGGTGACCGGCAACGTAAACGTCATCCGAAGAGAGCACATGGCGGTAATGAAAGATAACGCTATTCTAGCCAATGCCGGTCACTTCGACGTAGAAGTGTCAAAACCTGACCTAGAAGCCTCGGCGGTATCACGCCGTACGCTTAAAAACAACATAGAAGAGTATTTGTTGCCGGACGGGCGCAGGTTGTACCTCCTGGCTGAAGGTCGGCTAGTCAACCTGGCAGCAGGCGATGGTCATCCGGCTGAAGTCATGGATCTCAGTTTTTCCCTGCAGGCCCTTTCCCTGTTGTATATGTTAGACAACCAAGAGCGGCTGCTACCCAGGGTTTACAACGTACCCGAGGAAATCGACCGCAAAGTAGCCGAGCTTAGGCTGCGTTCTCTGGGAGTAGAAATAGACCGGCTGACGCAGGAACAGGAAAGGTACCTCGCTAGCTGGCAATTATAA
- the spoIIP gene encoding stage II sporulation protein P, protein MLRQRTLLIFFGILALIIVSAYLLMRWTGPPTRKPLIRTTEASKGNYYTVRDKQGQVLLQTGFPINIGDVFINEDNRVFEICEMKGWDAVARPTSLSVFNQDRNSSSIDIKEHWAVKEAIPAQAAGIHVAIYHSHSDESYPISDGTSSIPGNGTIFEVGENMANSLRASGISVTHSYNTHGPHDSGAYYRSRRTVFQLLKEGPDAIFDVHRDSAPPEAYYTLINGLPTARTMIVVGRQNPNLGSNLDFAQRIKNHADTVYPGLVRGIFIGHGDYNQDLYPTTLLFEIGTDQLSRESAQRGAQHMGDVVAEVLRART, encoded by the coding sequence GTGCTGCGGCAGCGTACTTTGTTGATTTTTTTTGGTATTCTGGCCCTCATCATCGTTTCTGCGTATTTGCTGATGCGCTGGACCGGTCCCCCGACCCGTAAACCTCTTATCCGTACCACCGAAGCTTCCAAAGGTAATTATTATACCGTGCGCGATAAACAAGGTCAGGTCTTGCTTCAAACCGGATTTCCCATAAACATCGGCGATGTGTTTATCAACGAAGATAACCGGGTTTTCGAGATCTGTGAAATGAAGGGCTGGGACGCAGTTGCCAGGCCGACGTCCCTATCAGTTTTCAACCAAGACCGGAATTCCAGTAGCATCGATATCAAAGAACATTGGGCTGTAAAGGAGGCGATCCCTGCCCAGGCTGCAGGTATCCACGTGGCCATATACCACTCACATTCAGACGAATCTTATCCCATATCTGACGGAACCTCCAGTATACCTGGCAATGGCACTATTTTCGAAGTCGGTGAGAATATGGCTAACAGTCTTAGGGCTTCCGGCATCAGCGTGACCCACAGTTACAATACTCACGGACCCCACGACAGTGGTGCATATTACCGTTCACGCCGGACAGTCTTTCAACTTCTTAAAGAAGGTCCCGACGCCATCTTTGATGTCCACCGGGACTCGGCCCCGCCTGAAGCTTATTACACTTTGATCAACGGTCTGCCCACAGCCCGAACTATGATTGTAGTGGGACGCCAGAACCCTAATCTAGGATCTAACCTGGATTTCGCCCAGCGAATAAAAAACCATGCCGACACAGTGTACCCCGGGCTTGTCAGGGGCATCTTCATCGGTCATGGCGATTACAATCAGGACCTGTATCCCACCACTCTCTTGTTCGAGATAGGCACTGACCAGTTGTCGCGGGAGAGTGCCCAACGCGGTGCTCAACACATGGGAGACGTGGTAGCAGAGGTTCTGCGAGCTCGAACTTAG
- a CDS encoding YvrJ family protein: protein MSDLLVQIGNYGFPAVVCIYLLVRIDKKLEDLTGAIVQLREALIEVRAGEV from the coding sequence ATGTCAGACCTTTTGGTTCAAATCGGCAACTACGGTTTCCCAGCAGTTGTGTGCATATACCTTTTGGTCAGGATCGATAAGAAGCTTGAAGATCTGACCGGGGCGATAGTACAGCTGCGCGAGGCTCTTATCGAGGTTCGGGCCGGGGAGGTCTAA
- a CDS encoding DUF2922 domain-containing protein, with amino-acid sequence MAQERTLEMTFANAAGRRVTIRVPDARADLTAAEVDAAMQQIISKGIFTSSGGDLVGQLGARVVTQDTVELEL; translated from the coding sequence ATGGCTCAAGAACGGACCTTGGAAATGACTTTTGCCAACGCTGCCGGTCGTAGGGTCACCATCAGGGTGCCCGATGCCAGAGCAGACCTTACTGCGGCCGAAGTAGACGCAGCAATGCAGCAAATAATCAGCAAGGGGATATTTACTTCCTCCGGCGGTGACCTGGTGGGTCAGCTGGGGGCTCGGGTCGTAACCCAGGATACGGTAGAACTCGAGCTTTAG
- a CDS encoding DUF1659 domain-containing protein, whose amino-acid sequence MAVQAVTVTSELIVNVENGVNAQGNPILAARRYRNVKPSATSDDVYAVGQTLAGLQEKPVAGIQRRDVADLENV is encoded by the coding sequence ATGGCGGTACAAGCTGTTACGGTTACGAGCGAGCTCATCGTGAACGTAGAAAACGGGGTCAACGCTCAAGGTAACCCAATCTTGGCAGCCCGACGTTACAGAAACGTTAAGCCTTCAGCGACGTCAGACGACGTTTACGCGGTCGGGCAAACCCTGGCAGGGTTACAGGAGAAGCCGGTGGCTGGAATTCAGCGGCGGGATGTAGCAGACTTGGAGAACGTATAA
- a CDS encoding sigma-54 interaction domain-containing protein: MEPLDTGLGVIELLTENPSICAIVVDQKGTVVSVNSTYLRVLQKSKEEVVGKYIGDVTPNTRTLVVLRTGKGVVGYDWSINGYNMIACALPLISNQTVVGCFAFSLFMDIWDAKDLVENLMFELNSYRNEVRNLYSAHYTFASIIGSSPKMQNVKFLAQQAALHSSTTVLITGESGTGKELFAHAIHNCSQRSRLPFVRVNCAAIPESLLEAELFGYVEGAYTGARKGGNLGKFELANGGTVFLDEIGEMPLSMQSKLLVVLQEKEFEKLGGSRPVRVNVRVTAATNCDLEAKVKQNGFREDLYYRLNVLRLEIPPLRERREDIPELVYHFIDKLNARLKTKVNEISTRAMQMLSNYHWPGNVRELENTLERAMILADMQGGNILEPSHLPLPHDNRNGTFPNGNAFQDGDAHRTLKTALEEFEKEYIANTLKNTGYDKEKAAKALGIDVSWLYKKLKKHNITARAN, translated from the coding sequence ATGGAGCCATTGGATACAGGTCTTGGTGTAATCGAGTTGTTAACAGAAAATCCCTCTATATGTGCGATAGTCGTAGATCAGAAAGGTACTGTGGTTTCGGTTAACTCTACTTATTTGCGGGTTTTACAGAAGTCAAAGGAAGAAGTAGTCGGAAAATACATCGGCGATGTTACTCCAAATACGAGGACTCTAGTGGTATTGCGTACCGGTAAGGGTGTTGTCGGGTACGATTGGTCAATCAACGGATACAACATGATAGCTTGTGCTTTACCTCTTATAAGCAACCAAACAGTCGTGGGTTGTTTTGCTTTTAGCCTCTTCATGGATATCTGGGACGCGAAAGACCTGGTAGAAAATCTCATGTTCGAACTTAACAGCTACCGGAATGAGGTTCGCAACCTGTATTCGGCCCATTACACTTTTGCCAGTATAATCGGCTCTTCCCCCAAGATGCAAAACGTCAAGTTCCTCGCGCAGCAGGCAGCATTGCATTCATCGACTACCGTGCTCATAACCGGCGAAAGCGGTACTGGCAAAGAGCTTTTTGCCCACGCCATACACAACTGCAGTCAACGCTCGCGTTTACCCTTTGTCCGAGTCAACTGCGCTGCAATTCCCGAGAGCCTCTTGGAAGCGGAGCTGTTTGGCTATGTAGAAGGAGCATACACCGGAGCGCGTAAAGGGGGTAACCTAGGCAAGTTCGAACTCGCCAACGGCGGTACGGTCTTCTTGGACGAGATCGGCGAAATGCCTCTATCCATGCAGAGCAAACTACTGGTAGTGTTGCAAGAGAAAGAATTTGAAAAACTGGGCGGCAGCAGACCGGTCAGGGTTAACGTTCGCGTTACAGCCGCTACCAACTGTGACCTGGAAGCCAAGGTTAAGCAGAATGGGTTTAGAGAAGACCTCTATTATCGTTTAAATGTGTTACGTCTCGAGATACCGCCTTTACGGGAGAGACGGGAGGACATCCCTGAACTGGTTTACCATTTCATTGATAAGCTTAACGCGCGGTTGAAAACTAAAGTCAACGAAATAAGCACCCGAGCAATGCAGATGCTTTCCAATTACCACTGGCCTGGTAATGTGAGAGAGTTAGAAAATACCCTGGAGCGCGCCATGATACTGGCTGATATGCAAGGGGGCAACATCCTGGAACCGAGCCACCTTCCGTTGCCTCACGATAATAGGAATGGAACCTTCCCAAACGGCAATGCTTTCCAGGATGGCGATGCTCACAGGACTCTGAAAACCGCTCTGGAGGAGTTTGAAAAAGAATACATAGCTAATACGCTGAAGAACACCGGTTATGATAAAGAAAAGGCCGCCAAGGCCCTGGGTATTGATGTTTCCTGGCTCTACAAGAAGTTGAAGAAACATAACATCACCGCCCGTGCCAACTGA
- a CDS encoding enoyl-CoA hydratase/isomerase family protein, with the protein MICLVEYTVVTLDKEGAVGVLTLNNPATLNALNSTLVAEIGRALEVIAADNQIRGLIVTGGEKVFAAGGDIKAMMECTPLAAKKYVASIHTVFNRLAEISIPTIAAICGYALGGGLELAACCDFRFAGEGARFGFPEVTLGIFPAAGGSQRIPRLIGVGKAKELMFSGDIIDAKTALGLGLVNRVVPDSEVITKAKEFAQKLSTRAPLALRYLKASIHAGLNTDLNTGLEQELEKVAILFSTRDQKEGMRAFMEKRKPNFIGE; encoded by the coding sequence GTGATCTGTCTCGTGGAATATACTGTGGTAACCCTGGATAAAGAGGGAGCGGTAGGGGTTTTGACCTTGAACAATCCCGCGACTTTGAACGCCTTGAATTCGACCCTGGTTGCGGAGATAGGACGGGCTCTCGAGGTCATAGCTGCCGACAACCAGATTCGGGGCTTGATAGTAACTGGCGGAGAAAAGGTTTTTGCTGCCGGGGGAGACATAAAAGCCATGATGGAATGTACACCTCTCGCTGCGAAAAAATACGTGGCCTCAATCCATACGGTTTTTAATCGCCTAGCAGAGATATCCATACCGACCATTGCAGCAATATGCGGATATGCTCTAGGCGGGGGCCTGGAATTAGCGGCCTGTTGCGACTTTCGTTTTGCAGGAGAGGGGGCTCGTTTTGGATTCCCTGAGGTCACTCTAGGAATATTCCCAGCGGCCGGAGGTAGCCAACGGATACCCAGGCTTATCGGCGTAGGCAAGGCCAAGGAGCTTATGTTTAGCGGCGACATCATCGACGCCAAGACCGCTCTCGGTTTAGGGCTGGTCAACCGAGTAGTTCCGGACTCCGAAGTCATTACTAAGGCTAAGGAATTTGCCCAAAAACTGAGCACAAGAGCACCCCTAGCTTTGCGCTATCTGAAAGCCTCCATCCATGCCGGCTTGAACACTGATTTGAACACCGGACTGGAACAAGAACTGGAGAAGGTGGCAATACTCTTTTCAACTAGGGATCAGAAAGAAGGCATGAGGGCGTTTATGGAGAAGCGAAAACCGAATTTTATTGGGGAATAG
- a CDS encoding acetyl-CoA acetyltransferase, translating into MAAGIKDKAAVIGMGCTKFGERFDCNLEDLMLEAIEEALADSGLEFNDIDAFWFGTFTSGMAGLAFSNRMKSQYKPVTRIENMCCTGLDAFRNACYAVVSGAYDVVMAIGAEKLKDGGYSGLEVPAEDSDRTMPDLTAPARFAVIAPAYAHKYGLSMQQMKEVMARIAWKNHKNGSLNPKAQFQAEVPIENILKSPMICSPLGIMDCSGVSDGAACAIIVRSEDAKKYRPDPMYVKGIQIAAGPGHSEKHQSYDFTTAWETYYAGQAAYREAGITNPREQIDLAEVHDCFTPTELIIYEDLQFSARGQGWRDALDGFFDLDGKLPVNPDGGLKSFGHPIGASGIRMLYESWLQFHGKAGKRQLENPKIGLAHNLGGQPYQCVVGVAVVGKELG; encoded by the coding sequence ATGGCTGCGGGAATCAAGGATAAGGCTGCAGTTATAGGGATGGGATGCACCAAGTTTGGCGAAAGATTCGACTGTAACCTGGAGGACTTGATGTTGGAGGCAATAGAAGAAGCCCTGGCCGATTCGGGACTTGAGTTCAACGATATCGACGCTTTCTGGTTTGGAACTTTTACCTCGGGAATGGCCGGGTTAGCCTTTTCCAATCGCATGAAATCACAGTACAAGCCAGTGACGCGCATCGAAAACATGTGCTGTACGGGGCTGGACGCTTTTCGCAACGCGTGTTACGCGGTGGTGTCCGGAGCCTACGACGTAGTCATGGCCATTGGTGCGGAAAAACTGAAAGACGGCGGTTACAGCGGTCTGGAAGTTCCTGCCGAGGACTCAGACCGTACCATGCCTGACCTCACTGCGCCGGCACGTTTTGCGGTGATTGCGCCCGCCTACGCTCACAAATATGGCCTGTCCATGCAGCAGATGAAGGAAGTTATGGCCCGTATTGCCTGGAAGAATCACAAGAACGGATCCTTAAACCCGAAGGCGCAATTCCAAGCAGAAGTTCCGATTGAGAATATACTTAAGTCCCCCATGATCTGTAGTCCGTTGGGGATAATGGACTGTTCTGGGGTATCGGATGGGGCTGCTTGCGCCATCATAGTCCGCAGTGAGGATGCTAAAAAGTATCGCCCGGATCCGATGTACGTCAAAGGTATTCAGATTGCAGCCGGGCCGGGGCACAGCGAGAAGCACCAGAGTTACGACTTCACCACTGCTTGGGAAACGTACTACGCCGGACAGGCAGCGTACCGCGAGGCCGGTATAACCAACCCTCGGGAGCAGATTGACTTGGCTGAGGTTCACGACTGCTTCACTCCCACGGAGTTGATTATCTATGAGGATCTCCAGTTCAGCGCTAGAGGACAGGGGTGGAGAGACGCGTTGGATGGCTTTTTTGACTTAGATGGCAAGTTGCCGGTCAACCCGGACGGTGGCTTGAAATCATTCGGTCATCCCATAGGAGCTAGCGGGATTCGCATGTTGTACGAGTCGTGGCTGCAGTTTCACGGTAAGGCCGGAAAGCGCCAACTGGAAAACCCGAAGATAGGACTGGCTCATAACCTGGGAGGGCAGCCTTACCAGTGCGTGGTGGGAGTGGCTGTGGTCGGCAAGGAACTGGGATAG